CAGAAGCGGACGCAGATTTGCTAAAGACGGGCACCGGACGACTTTTCCTGGGGTTCTACCCCGATCCGATTCATGGCGTTCATTGGAACAATCTGACCGAACCCATGAAGTACTCATTGATCTTGCCATCGGGCGTGAAGGCAACGCCCACCGAAGCGAGTGCCAAGAAAGGTTCGGGCGACAAGGACGTAGAACCTCGTCAGTTCTGGGTCGATATCGAAGGTGATTCGCCGGGATCTTCCATCGAGCTTTCGATGCACTACTTCGGCTGCACCGACACGATGTGCAAGGCACTGACTCAAGAGTACACGGTCCAATTCAAGCCAGCGGATATGGGTTCGAGTACGTTCGGTTTCAACCGTGGTCCAAGAGGCGCTGGTGGCGGTCAAGGAAACCGGCAAGGCCAACGTGGTCCAGATAAAGGCCGCTGACGCAGCACACGCAAAGTCGCAAAGACAGACAACTCAACACGCACTTTGCGCCATCGCGAATTTGCGTCAGACAACTCGGTAACTAATCCATCTAGGAAATCAATCGATGAAATTTACGATCGCGATTACGGTCAGCTTGGCATTTGCGAATGTTGCGTTTGCTCACGAAGGCCATTCTCACGCACCTTCGCCTAAAGCAAAACAGAAAATCGTTCAGCTCAACACAGAGCCGCCGAAGCATCATTTCGTCGTGTTCCAAAACGCGCCGGAAGCAACCGCACCTGAGCTGGCCAAGCTGTTTCAACCATTCGAGAAAACCGTAAACGTTCGGTTCGACAAGGATTTCCTGTTTGTTGAATCCAATGGCATGCCAGAGCATCCGATGATGATCGGCATTACCGCTTGGCAACAACAAGTACCGTTGCCGCAGGTGTATTTCGGCGACAATGCTTATCGAATTCCGTTGCATCCGGTTCCAGCGAAGAATCCGATGTCAACGAAGGAGCATTTCTTTCGTGGGGCGATTGCTGTCGCGGTCAACGGCATACCGATCTTCAATCCGATCAAGAACGATGGCAAAACGGATACGTTGGCAGCGGGTGAACTTGACCAATGGGGTGGGCACTGTGGTCGAGCCGACGACTACCACTATCACATCGCTCCGGTTCATTTGGAGAAGATCGTTGGTGCGGGTAGCGCCGTGGCAATTGCTCTGGATGGCTATCCAATCTACGGCTACAACGACCCGAACGGACAGCCTCCCACGGACCTCGATTGGTTGAACGGCCACAAGGGTCCCGATGGCAAGTATCACTACCACGCAACAAAAACATTCCCTTATTTGAACGGGGGATTTTATGGCGAGGTTGTCGAAAGAGACGGGCAAGTTGATCCGCAGCCACGAGCTCGACCGTTGCGACCGTCACTGTCGGGACTCAGGGGTGCCAAGATCAACGGCTTTGAAAATCCAAAGCAGGGCAGCTATGTGTTGCTCTACGACGTCGATGGCGAAAAAAGGTCTATCAACTACACCGTCGCCGATAATGGATCAGCAACATTCCAGTTTGTGTCGCCGCAAGGTACGAAAACCGAAACGTATACACCGCGTGAAGGCGGTGGTGCCGGTGGAGGCGCCCGCAACGGAGCACCGTCTCCTGATGAGAAACGTCCGCCGCAAGGCGACCGACCTGCCAACCAGCCCAACGGTCCGCGTGGGGGCGACGGTGGCCAAGGTGGTCAGCGAGAAGGTGGCGGCGGGCGCCAAGGCGGCGGCGGGCAACAGCAAGGCGGCGGTCAGCGACAGGGCGGAGGAGGCAATCCGTTTCTTCAGGCTCTTGACGCCAACCGCGACGGAATCCTCGACAAAGCCGAGATACAGAACGCAACATCCGCACTTCTCACTCTCGATAAAAACAAAGACGGACAAATCTCCGGCGAAGAACTCCGTGGCCCCGGTGGTGGACAAGCCGATCGCGCAGAAGGTGATCGACCGCAAGAAAACCGCCAGCAAGGCGATCGGCCACAAGGAGGTCCGCGTGGAGGCGATCGTCCTGATCAAGCGGGCGGCCCAAACGCAGGTGGTCAGCGCGGACCACAACCCGGTGACGGTCCACGTCAACCTTGGATTCTCGTCCACGCCGATGAGATAGACCTCGACAAGAACAAGATCATCAGTCGCGACGAAATCGTCGGTGAAGCGACCAAGGCTTTCGATGGTTACGACGCCAACAAAGACGACACGCTGACCGATGCCGAATTGAACAGTCGCGGCGGATCACGCAGCGCCATGGGCGGCTTCTTGAAAGGGCACTCCAAAGAAATCGATCGAGACGGCGACGGCATCCTGACTCGCGCGGAAGCCGTCGGCAACGCCGAACGCATGTTCGCCAAGATGGATACCAACGGTGACGGCATTATCTCGCCCGAAGAAATGGAAGCCTCACGGCGAGAATAAACGAGCCGCCAATCACTTCGACACGATTGCATTGAGCGTTCCAGTTCCAACATGAATCGATTCCTTTCCAAAACACGATGGCTCACACACTACGTGCTGCCGACAATCATCCTTGTCGGCAGTGCCGTCGCGTTTTACGCCATGGGTTCGACGCCGGAAGTGCCTCGCAAGCCGAAGACTGCCATCAAGGCAACGGTTGTTGAAGTCGCCGAAATCCATGCACTCGATGGACCGCTAACCATCGAAACGACAGGCGAAGTGGTCCCTCATCGCGTGTTGTCGATCGCATCGGAAGTCCAAGGGCGAATCGTATTCAAGCACCCAAATCTTCGGATCGGCGAACAGGTTGACGCTGGTGAAACGCTGATAAAGATCGATCCGCAGCGATTCGCGTTGACTGTGCAGCGACTTGACATCACGGTGAATCAAGCCGCAACAACACTCAAACAGCTTCAGCAAGATAGGGCGAACCTAGCGGAGCAGGTAACGCTCGCTCGTAAGTCACATCAAATTTTGGTTGATGACCTTGAGCGAATCCTGAAACTCGTTCGATCGCAGGCGACATCAACTTCTGAGCGTAGTGCGACTGAGAAGTTGGAACTTGACGCGAGGCTGGTTATCGAGGAACTCGTTGGTCGCGGGCGCAGCTTGGAAATTCAAATCGCTGAGCAGGAACTGGCTAGGAAGCTGGCAATGGTTCAATTGGAAGAAGCGAAAATCGATCAAGTGGCCGCGGAAGTGAAGGTGCCGGTATCGGGGATCGTCGTAGCAGCTCCACAGGAAGAGTATGCAATGGTGCAGGCGGGCGATCCTCTTCT
The nucleotide sequence above comes from Rubripirellula tenax. Encoded proteins:
- a CDS encoding YHYH protein yields the protein MKFTIAITVSLAFANVAFAHEGHSHAPSPKAKQKIVQLNTEPPKHHFVVFQNAPEATAPELAKLFQPFEKTVNVRFDKDFLFVESNGMPEHPMMIGITAWQQQVPLPQVYFGDNAYRIPLHPVPAKNPMSTKEHFFRGAIAVAVNGIPIFNPIKNDGKTDTLAAGELDQWGGHCGRADDYHYHIAPVHLEKIVGAGSAVAIALDGYPIYGYNDPNGQPPTDLDWLNGHKGPDGKYHYHATKTFPYLNGGFYGEVVERDGQVDPQPRARPLRPSLSGLRGAKINGFENPKQGSYVLLYDVDGEKRSINYTVADNGSATFQFVSPQGTKTETYTPREGGGAGGGARNGAPSPDEKRPPQGDRPANQPNGPRGGDGGQGGQREGGGGRQGGGGQQQGGGQRQGGGGNPFLQALDANRDGILDKAEIQNATSALLTLDKNKDGQISGEELRGPGGGQADRAEGDRPQENRQQGDRPQGGPRGGDRPDQAGGPNAGGQRGPQPGDGPRQPWILVHADEIDLDKNKIISRDEIVGEATKAFDGYDANKDDTLTDAELNSRGGSRSAMGGFLKGHSKEIDRDGDGILTRAEAVGNAERMFAKMDTNGDGIISPEEMEASRRE
- a CDS encoding efflux RND transporter periplasmic adaptor subunit, yielding MNRFLSKTRWLTHYVLPTIILVGSAVAFYAMGSTPEVPRKPKTAIKATVVEVAEIHALDGPLTIETTGEVVPHRVLSIASEVQGRIVFKHPNLRIGEQVDAGETLIKIDPQRFALTVQRLDITVNQAATTLKQLQQDRANLAEQVTLARKSHQILVDDLERILKLVRSQATSTSERSATEKLELDARLVIEELVGRGRSLEIQIAEQELARKLAMVQLEEAKIDQVAAEVKVPVSGIVVAAPQEEYAMVQAGDPLLSIEESGCLEVHCHLKLDEMAWVWGSRATAPADSAKKSLDDVKRITPVVADVTYNAAGTSHTLHGRLVRQHGAGLDPATRTIACRVLIDGNEIESAAECQIPLMTGMFVNVQVMCFPNRPLLQLPEQGIRTDGCVWLMRDGKLCMVPVTTIQSRDGMAIVEVESNNIQPQDKVIVSPVANAKDGLAVREQGDRNVKAKKIPVDASQPTTVGHAGTVGGDFP